In Streptomyces sp. NBC_00483, a single window of DNA contains:
- a CDS encoding DinB family protein translates to MTRTDMPPSWDERTMLTHFLDYARATAVAKCADLAPEHGGAAPLPGSPLMTLGGLINHLRWVEYHWIQVIFLGEEDAGPWTDEDPDREMRLGAETPIPQLVAEYEEQSARYRQLVAETDLLATAKRPVRDGTHVTLGWILMHMIEETSRHNGHIDILREMADGAVGD, encoded by the coding sequence ATGACACGCACCGATATGCCGCCGTCCTGGGACGAGCGGACGATGCTCACCCACTTCCTCGACTACGCGCGCGCCACGGCCGTCGCCAAGTGCGCCGACCTCGCACCCGAGCACGGGGGCGCGGCGCCGCTGCCCGGCTCGCCGCTCATGACGCTGGGCGGCCTGATCAACCACCTCCGGTGGGTCGAGTACCACTGGATCCAGGTGATCTTCCTCGGCGAGGAGGACGCGGGCCCGTGGACGGACGAGGACCCGGACCGCGAGATGCGGCTCGGAGCCGAGACCCCGATCCCCCAACTCGTCGCCGAGTACGAGGAGCAGAGCGCCCGCTACCGTCAACTGGTCGCAGAAACAGACCTGTTGGCGACGGCGAAGCGCCCGGTCAGGGACGGCACCCATGTCACCCTCGGCTGGATCCTGATGCACATGATCGAGGAGACCTCGCGCCACAACGGGCACATCGACATCCTGCGGGAGATGGCGGACGGCGCGGTGGGCGACTAG
- a CDS encoding SDR family oxidoreductase: MVDSQFTTHAELFDLRGKRALVTGGTRGIGMMIARGLLQAGVRVVISSRDAEACAEAQEHLSPFGEVRAVPADLSRHDECRRLSDLVTADSEPLDILVNNAGAMWDEPLETFPDEAWDTVVDLNLKSPFWLVQALLPALRKAGTVDDPARIINIGSIAAIHIPQRPNYSYSSSKAALHQLTRVLAKELGPQHVTVNAVAPGPFPSAMMAATLDELGEAIAASAPLRRIGRDDDMAGVAVFLASRAGAYLTGAVIPVDGGIATTA; encoded by the coding sequence GTGGTGGACAGCCAATTCACAACGCATGCGGAACTCTTCGATCTTCGTGGAAAGCGCGCGCTCGTCACCGGTGGCACCAGAGGCATCGGGATGATGATCGCGCGTGGCCTTCTCCAGGCGGGCGTCCGGGTGGTCATCAGCTCACGCGACGCGGAAGCGTGCGCCGAGGCACAGGAACACCTGTCCCCATTCGGTGAGGTGCGGGCCGTCCCCGCCGACCTGTCCCGCCACGACGAGTGTCGGCGACTGTCCGACCTCGTCACCGCCGACTCGGAGCCTCTCGACATCCTCGTCAACAACGCGGGCGCCATGTGGGACGAGCCGCTGGAGACGTTCCCGGACGAGGCCTGGGACACGGTCGTCGACCTCAACCTGAAGTCGCCGTTCTGGCTGGTCCAGGCGTTGCTGCCCGCACTTCGCAAGGCGGGCACGGTCGACGATCCCGCGCGGATCATCAACATCGGCAGCATCGCCGCCATCCACATCCCGCAGCGGCCCAACTACTCGTACTCCAGCAGCAAGGCCGCGCTGCATCAACTCACCAGGGTGCTGGCCAAGGAACTGGGACCGCAGCACGTCACCGTGAACGCCGTGGCACCGGGACCGTTCCCGTCGGCGATGATGGCTGCGACCCTCGATGAGCTCGGCGAGGCGATCGCGGCGTCGGCCCCACTGCGCCGGATCGGCCGCGACGACGACATGGCGGGTGTCGCCGTGTTCCTCGCCAGCCGGGCGGGCGCATACCTGACGGGCGCCGTGATCCCCGTCGACGGCGGCATCGCCACCACTGCGTAG
- a CDS encoding GNAT family N-acetyltransferase, protein MAIELVTPEVDELGDVVDVLRTWQHDTAPMQLHPGDLGWYWRTGAERTAADVRTWRRGGRVLAVGLLDGPTLLRLTLAPDAHQDPALARQLLADVGEPKRGVLPEGPVDIEAPRGVLLHDLLAGAGWRPGEAWTPLRRDLTEPVRPPAVRIEVAGADRADAYAAVHRAAFDGSTFSGARWHAMAAGAPYAEARCLLAYDDEGAAVAAVTVWSAGPGRPGLLEPMGVHRDHRGRGHGAAISVAAAAALRELGASSALVGTPSANRAAVATYKAAGFEPLPEVRDRCREA, encoded by the coding sequence ATGGCCATCGAGTTGGTGACACCGGAAGTCGACGAGCTGGGTGACGTCGTCGACGTACTGCGCACATGGCAGCACGACACGGCGCCGATGCAGCTGCACCCCGGCGACCTGGGCTGGTACTGGCGGACCGGCGCGGAGCGCACCGCGGCGGACGTGCGGACGTGGCGCCGCGGCGGGCGGGTCCTCGCCGTCGGCCTGCTGGACGGGCCCACCCTGCTGCGGCTGACCCTCGCGCCCGACGCCCACCAAGACCCGGCGCTGGCACGGCAGTTGCTCGCCGATGTGGGCGAGCCGAAGCGCGGGGTCCTGCCGGAGGGGCCGGTCGACATCGAGGCTCCCCGGGGCGTCCTGCTCCATGACCTCCTGGCCGGGGCCGGCTGGCGCCCTGGTGAGGCGTGGACGCCGCTGCGCCGCGATCTCACCGAACCGGTCCGGCCCCCGGCCGTGCGGATCGAGGTCGCGGGGGCGGACCGGGCGGACGCGTACGCCGCCGTGCACCGGGCGGCGTTTGACGGCTCGACGTTCAGCGGGGCTCGGTGGCACGCGATGGCGGCCGGGGCTCCGTACGCGGAGGCGCGGTGTCTGCTCGCGTACGACGACGAGGGCGCGGCGGTGGCGGCGGTGACCGTGTGGTCGGCGGGGCCGGGCCGACCCGGGCTGCTCGAACCCATGGGCGTGCACCGGGACCACCGTGGCCGTGGTCACGGGGCGGCGATCTCTGTCGCCGCGGCAGCCGCACTCCGTGAACTCGGCGCGTCGAGCGCCCTCGTGGGCACGCCGAGCGCCAACAGGGCGGCCGTGGCCACCTACAAGGCGGCCGGCTTCGAGCCACTACCGGAGGTCAGGGACCGCTGCCGGGAGGCGTAG
- a CDS encoding GntR family transcriptional regulator, which translates to MQEPKHLARRPLQQTSMQAKVAEELRRMIISGELPPRSSLSEMTLSQTFGVSRTPIREALKQLQIEGLVEVRPRVGTFVAVPSRREITELFQMKELLEGAAARLLAFRGNVPEVERLADNMSAADDAVRAGDSEQYEKLVHDFHELIMVGADNSKLEAHYRTLMNQLAYARLVRTSLSQPGRLTESDHEHHRVLDLIRARDGDGAERVMREHVRRSHQALMAGMDDDRFKD; encoded by the coding sequence ATGCAAGAGCCCAAGCACCTCGCACGCAGGCCGCTGCAGCAGACCAGCATGCAGGCGAAGGTCGCCGAAGAGCTGCGCCGGATGATCATCAGTGGGGAGCTGCCGCCGCGCTCCAGCCTCTCCGAGATGACGCTGTCGCAGACCTTCGGCGTCAGCCGCACCCCGATCCGCGAAGCCCTCAAGCAGCTCCAGATCGAGGGCCTGGTGGAGGTGCGCCCGCGGGTCGGCACGTTCGTCGCCGTGCCCTCGCGCCGCGAGATCACGGAGCTCTTCCAGATGAAGGAGCTCCTCGAAGGCGCGGCGGCCCGCCTCCTCGCCTTCCGCGGCAACGTCCCCGAGGTGGAACGCCTCGCCGACAACATGAGCGCCGCCGACGACGCGGTGCGCGCCGGCGACTCGGAGCAGTACGAGAAGCTGGTGCACGACTTCCACGAGCTGATCATGGTCGGGGCCGACAACTCCAAGCTGGAGGCCCACTACCGCACCCTGATGAACCAGCTCGCCTACGCCCGCCTCGTCCGCACCTCCCTGTCGCAGCCCGGCCGCCTCACCGAGTCCGACCACGAGCACCACCGCGTCCTCGACCTCATCCGCGCCAGGGACGGCGACGGCGCGGAACGCGTGATGCGCGAACACGTGCGGCGCAGCCACCAGGCGCTCATGGCGGGGATGGACGACGACCGGTTCAAGGACTGA
- a CDS encoding LLM class flavin-dependent oxidoreductase codes for MRFSLFVHMERWDESTTHRELFENLTELTQMAEAGGFSTVWVGEHHAMEYTISPSPMPILAHLAAKTDTIRLGAGTIIAPFWHPVRAAGETALLDVISNGRAEVGLARGAYQIEFDRLADGLKASDGGKHLRELVPAVRALWQGDYAHDGEIWQFPTSTSVPKPVQQPTPPMWVAARDPASHDFAVSQGCNVMVTPLMKGDEEVAALKEKFDTAVANHPEVERPDIMVLRHTHVHAPEDPEGWRPAAEGINKFYRTFDAWFGNKKAPVNGFLEPSPEEKFAERPEFAPEALRRTAMIGTPAEVVERLRGYEELGVDEYSFWIDNTLSHEEKRESLKLFIKEVVPAFQ; via the coding sequence ATGAGGTTTTCGCTGTTCGTGCACATGGAGCGCTGGGACGAGAGCACCACCCACCGCGAACTCTTCGAGAACCTCACCGAGCTGACGCAGATGGCCGAGGCCGGCGGGTTCAGCACGGTGTGGGTCGGTGAGCACCACGCCATGGAGTACACGATCTCGCCCAGCCCGATGCCGATCCTGGCGCACCTGGCGGCGAAGACCGACACCATCCGGCTCGGCGCGGGCACCATCATCGCCCCGTTCTGGCACCCGGTCCGGGCCGCGGGGGAGACCGCGCTCCTCGACGTGATCAGCAACGGCCGGGCCGAGGTCGGCCTCGCCCGCGGCGCGTACCAGATCGAGTTCGACCGCCTCGCCGACGGGCTCAAGGCCTCCGACGGAGGCAAGCACCTGCGCGAACTCGTCCCCGCCGTACGGGCGTTGTGGCAGGGCGACTACGCGCACGACGGCGAGATCTGGCAGTTCCCGACGTCGACCAGCGTGCCCAAGCCGGTGCAGCAGCCCACCCCGCCGATGTGGGTCGCCGCCCGCGACCCCGCCTCGCACGACTTCGCCGTCTCCCAGGGCTGCAACGTCATGGTCACCCCGCTGATGAAGGGCGACGAGGAGGTCGCCGCCCTCAAGGAGAAGTTCGACACCGCCGTCGCCAACCACCCCGAGGTGGAGCGCCCCGACATCATGGTGCTGCGCCACACCCATGTGCACGCCCCGGAGGACCCGGAGGGCTGGCGCCCGGCCGCCGAAGGAATCAACAAGTTCTACCGCACCTTCGACGCCTGGTTCGGCAACAAGAAGGCCCCGGTCAACGGCTTCCTGGAGCCCAGCCCCGAGGAGAAGTTCGCCGAGCGCCCCGAGTTCGCGCCCGAGGCCCTGCGCAGGACCGCCATGATCGGCACGCCCGCCGAGGTCGTCGAGCGGCTGCGCGGCTACGAGGAGCTGGGCGTCGACGAGTACAGCTTCTGGATCGACAACACGCTCTCGCACGAGGAGAAGCGCGAGTCGCTGAAGCTGTTCATCAAGGAGGTCGTCCCGGCCTTCCAGTAG
- a CDS encoding tautomerase family protein — protein sequence MPQITVTLAEGRTPEQIRTLQHEVHEAVLRSIDTRPEYIRVVVHEVPATHWSTGDTTLAEMRATAIAMEEATPTSAKELS from the coding sequence ATGCCACAGATCACCGTCACGCTCGCCGAGGGCCGCACCCCCGAGCAGATCAGGACCCTGCAGCACGAGGTCCATGAGGCCGTGCTGCGCTCGATCGACACCCGGCCCGAGTACATCCGGGTCGTCGTCCACGAGGTCCCCGCGACGCACTGGTCCACGGGAGACACCACGCTCGCGGAGATGCGAGCCACCGCCATTGCCATGGAAGAAGCCACCCCTACCTCAGCAAAGGAGCTGTCATGA
- a CDS encoding aldehyde dehydrogenase has protein sequence MSEPTTLTTWKHFIGGRWVEPAAGEYFDSTDPATGRTLYRAARGTAADIDKAVAAARTAFEDPDWRDLNQTKRGHLLRRLGELIAENAEELALMESRDNGKLLREMRGQLASLPEYFHYYAGLADKIHGETIPTSDRAVLNYTAREPLGVVGAITPWNSPLTLTTSKLAPALCAGNTVVVKPSEYTSASGLRLAELALEAGFPPGVVNVVTGYGAEAGGPLVDHEDLAKISFTGSTATGSKIAASAAGRFIGSTLELGGKSPQIVFEDADVANAAMGVIAGVFAAAGQTCIAGSRVFAHRSVYDELLERVCERAKSIRIGDPLDGATELGPLAFEAQRDKVAAYVDLGREEGARVLTGGAPTDGGTGGCFYEPTVLVDVDNSMRVVREEIFGPVVAIMPFDTEDEVVGLANDTEYGLAAGIWTTNLSRAHRVAGRLDAGTVWVNTYRAMSPMSPRQGFKASGVGVEHGTETIKEYTRLKSVWINTSEEPVADPFTMRS, from the coding sequence ATGTCTGAGCCCACGACGCTCACGACCTGGAAGCACTTCATCGGCGGCAGGTGGGTCGAGCCCGCCGCCGGCGAGTACTTCGACAGCACCGACCCGGCCACCGGCCGCACCCTCTACCGCGCCGCCCGCGGCACCGCCGCCGACATCGACAAGGCCGTCGCCGCCGCGCGCACCGCCTTCGAGGACCCGGACTGGCGCGACCTCAACCAGACCAAGCGGGGCCACCTCCTGCGCCGCCTCGGTGAGCTGATCGCCGAGAACGCGGAGGAACTCGCCCTCATGGAGTCGCGGGACAACGGCAAGCTGCTGCGCGAGATGCGCGGCCAACTCGCCTCGCTGCCCGAGTACTTCCACTACTACGCGGGCCTCGCCGACAAGATCCACGGCGAGACCATCCCCACCTCCGACCGCGCTGTCCTCAACTACACGGCGCGCGAGCCCCTCGGCGTCGTGGGCGCGATCACCCCGTGGAACTCGCCGCTGACCCTGACCACCAGCAAGCTGGCCCCCGCCCTGTGCGCGGGCAACACGGTGGTCGTCAAGCCCTCCGAGTACACGTCGGCGAGCGGGCTGCGCCTGGCGGAGCTCGCCCTGGAGGCCGGCTTCCCGCCCGGCGTCGTCAACGTCGTCACCGGATACGGCGCCGAGGCCGGTGGGCCCCTCGTCGACCACGAGGACCTCGCCAAGATCTCCTTCACCGGCTCCACGGCGACCGGATCGAAGATCGCCGCGTCGGCCGCGGGCCGTTTCATCGGCTCCACCCTCGAGCTCGGCGGCAAGTCGCCGCAGATCGTCTTCGAGGACGCCGACGTGGCGAACGCCGCCATGGGTGTCATCGCGGGTGTCTTCGCCGCGGCCGGGCAGACCTGCATCGCCGGCAGCCGCGTCTTCGCCCACCGCTCCGTCTACGACGAGCTTCTGGAGCGGGTCTGCGAGCGCGCGAAATCCATCCGTATCGGCGACCCCCTCGACGGGGCCACCGAACTCGGCCCGCTCGCCTTCGAGGCGCAGCGCGACAAGGTCGCCGCGTACGTCGACCTCGGGCGCGAGGAGGGTGCCCGCGTGCTGACCGGCGGCGCGCCCACCGACGGCGGCACGGGCGGCTGCTTCTACGAGCCGACCGTCCTGGTCGACGTCGACAACAGCATGCGCGTGGTCCGCGAGGAGATCTTCGGCCCGGTCGTCGCGATCATGCCGTTCGACACCGAGGACGAGGTCGTGGGCCTCGCCAATGACACCGAGTACGGCCTCGCGGCCGGGATCTGGACCACCAATCTGTCGCGCGCCCACCGGGTGGCGGGCCGCCTCGACGCGGGCACGGTCTGGGTCAACACCTACCGGGCCATGTCCCCGATGTCCCCACGCCAGGGCTTCAAGGCCAGCGGCGTCGGCGTCGAGCACGGCACCGAGACCATCAAGGAGTACACCCGGCTCAAGAGCGTATGGATCAACACGAGCGAGGAGCCCGTGGCCGACCCGTTCACGATGCGGAGCTGA
- a CDS encoding alpha/beta fold hydrolase, which yields MDKPPLVLLHGVGLDRTMWEPVTALLADRFTVIAIDLPGHGARPPVRGDVTLAELADGVAGHIPAGSHLVGFSLGALVAQQLALYRPELTRTLTSVSSVCRRTPDERAAVRTRLRNAESDFAASTAASIERWYAGTTVPDEVVDRTRATLSANDVDSFLGCYRVFAQADAELGPRLGDITVPSLAVTGENDPGSTPEMTHRLAAALPACRAVIVPGARHMLPVERPEAFAEALTTFLTQSAQLTDESAPGDTAHV from the coding sequence ATGGACAAGCCGCCCCTCGTACTCCTGCACGGTGTCGGCCTCGACCGCACCATGTGGGAGCCCGTCACCGCCCTGCTGGCCGACCGCTTCACCGTCATCGCGATCGACCTGCCCGGGCACGGCGCCCGCCCGCCCGTGCGCGGCGACGTGACCCTGGCGGAGCTCGCCGACGGGGTCGCCGGGCACATCCCGGCAGGCTCGCACCTCGTCGGGTTCTCGCTCGGCGCGCTGGTCGCCCAGCAACTGGCCCTGTACCGGCCGGAGTTGACGCGCACGCTCACCTCGGTGAGCTCGGTCTGTCGCCGCACCCCCGACGAGCGGGCGGCCGTCCGGACCCGGCTGCGCAATGCCGAGAGCGACTTCGCGGCGAGCACCGCTGCGTCCATCGAGCGCTGGTACGCGGGCACCACCGTGCCGGACGAGGTCGTCGACCGGACGCGGGCCACGCTGAGCGCCAACGACGTCGACTCTTTCCTCGGCTGCTACCGGGTGTTCGCGCAAGCCGACGCCGAGCTCGGCCCGCGGCTCGGTGACATCACCGTGCCGTCCCTGGCCGTGACCGGGGAGAACGATCCCGGGTCCACGCCGGAGATGACACACCGCCTCGCCGCGGCGCTGCCCGCCTGCCGGGCCGTGATCGTGCCCGGGGCGCGACACATGCTGCCCGTCGAGCGCCCGGAGGCGTTCGCCGAGGCCCTCACCACGTTCCTCACACAGAGCGCACAGCTCACCGACGAGAGCGCACCTGGAGACACCGCACATGTCTGA
- a CDS encoding amino acid synthesis family protein, whose product MNLRKIVTYVEDIHAEGGRPVDSVARTAVVLAVIENPWAGQGFVDDLLPGIDEVAPQLGELLAPRVVEALGAPVEAYGKAAIVGLDGEVEHGSALIHTLKFGDHFRKAANATTLLPAVEKRAVAGGVFDIPLKHITDATIRSHHQSIEVRVPDGPRADEIVIGLAAAAQGRPQARLAPLATEQ is encoded by the coding sequence ATGAACCTCCGCAAGATCGTGACGTACGTCGAAGACATCCACGCCGAGGGCGGCCGCCCCGTCGACTCGGTGGCACGCACCGCGGTGGTGCTCGCCGTGATCGAGAACCCGTGGGCGGGCCAGGGCTTCGTCGACGACCTGCTGCCCGGCATCGACGAAGTGGCTCCGCAGCTGGGCGAGTTGCTCGCGCCGCGCGTCGTGGAGGCGCTCGGCGCGCCCGTCGAGGCGTACGGGAAGGCCGCCATCGTCGGCCTGGACGGCGAGGTCGAGCACGGCAGCGCCCTCATCCACACGCTGAAGTTCGGCGACCACTTCCGCAAGGCGGCGAACGCCACCACGCTGCTCCCGGCCGTGGAGAAGCGCGCGGTCGCCGGAGGTGTCTTCGACATCCCGCTGAAGCACATCACCGACGCCACCATCCGCTCCCACCACCAGAGCATCGAGGTACGGGTCCCGGACGGCCCGCGCGCCGACGAGATCGTCATCGGCCTCGCCGCCGCGGCCCAGGGCCGTCCGCAGGCCCGCCTCGCCCCGCTCGCCACCGAGCAGTAG
- a CDS encoding amino acid synthesis family protein: MAQQPSAGQQLWATPTRGRLRKVVTVVDEVLLELGRPVATPVRRVAAAAVIENPWAGRGFVADLGPEVEDIAPGIGRLLTDRLIETLGGVEHVEAFGKAAVVGLDGEIEHGGALIHTPYFGNVLRELTEGTSIIVFSDDRLAAGEPLTVPVWHKTAAATRSHYQTVQIRVPDAPRPDEIVVVAAAASGPRPNARIGDRRQDPVVRLADLETAR; encoded by the coding sequence ATGGCACAGCAACCATCAGCAGGCCAACAACTGTGGGCCACGCCCACACGAGGCAGACTGCGCAAGGTCGTCACCGTGGTGGACGAGGTCCTCCTGGAGCTCGGCCGGCCGGTCGCGACCCCCGTACGCCGCGTCGCCGCGGCCGCCGTGATCGAGAACCCCTGGGCCGGGCGCGGATTCGTCGCCGACCTGGGACCCGAGGTGGAGGACATCGCGCCCGGCATCGGCCGCCTCCTCACCGACCGGCTGATCGAGACGCTGGGCGGCGTGGAGCACGTCGAGGCGTTCGGCAAGGCGGCCGTCGTCGGGCTCGACGGCGAGATCGAGCACGGCGGGGCACTGATCCACACCCCGTACTTCGGCAATGTGCTGCGGGAGCTGACCGAGGGCACCTCGATCATCGTGTTCAGCGACGACCGGCTCGCGGCGGGCGAACCGCTGACCGTCCCGGTGTGGCACAAGACCGCCGCCGCCACCCGCTCCCACTACCAGACCGTCCAGATCCGGGTGCCGGACGCACCGCGCCCCGACGAGATCGTCGTCGTGGCCGCCGCAGCCTCGGGGCCGCGCCCCAACGCCCGTATCGGAGACCGCCGCCAGGACCCCGTGGTCCGCCTCGCCGACTTGGAGACCGCCCGATGA
- a CDS encoding flavin reductase, whose product MSVTLEHATDRPARLRAAWDAAWNRGEVDALDAVLSTGYVRRRGPAGTAQDRAGFKESISAVRAAFPDLRTEIEDLVVDGDRLAVRWRSTGRHTDTFMGVPPTGRPVEVSGATFARFDGDTVTEESVTFDSRQLLEALGIITTAHEAAVDADLVKGVHRKFITGVTVVTTDDDGTPRGLAVNAFSSISLDPPMVLVCVQRSSSTHPALHRATHIGINILAADQLDVAKVFASKGTDKFAALDWAPGEHGAPLLDGSAARLEVEIGERLEAGSHTVFTGRVVSASHSELAPLVYSGGGFFDISQTAPLPW is encoded by the coding sequence ATGTCAGTCACTCTGGAACATGCCACCGACCGCCCCGCCCGCCTCCGCGCCGCCTGGGACGCGGCCTGGAACCGGGGTGAAGTCGACGCTCTGGACGCCGTGTTGAGCACCGGCTACGTGCGCCGCCGTGGGCCGGCCGGCACCGCTCAGGACCGCGCCGGGTTCAAGGAGAGCATCAGCGCGGTGCGCGCGGCGTTCCCCGATCTGCGGACCGAGATCGAGGACCTGGTCGTGGACGGGGACCGGCTGGCGGTCCGCTGGCGCAGCACGGGCCGGCACACCGACACGTTCATGGGTGTGCCGCCCACCGGCCGGCCCGTCGAGGTGTCGGGCGCCACATTCGCCCGCTTCGACGGTGACACCGTCACCGAGGAGTCTGTGACCTTCGACTCCCGGCAGCTCCTCGAGGCGCTCGGCATCATCACGACGGCGCACGAGGCCGCCGTCGACGCCGACCTGGTCAAGGGGGTGCACCGCAAGTTCATCACCGGTGTCACCGTGGTGACCACCGACGACGACGGGACCCCCAGGGGCCTCGCGGTGAACGCGTTCTCCAGCATCTCCCTCGACCCGCCGATGGTCCTGGTGTGTGTCCAACGCAGCTCGTCGACACACCCCGCACTGCACCGTGCCACCCACATCGGCATCAACATCCTCGCGGCCGACCAGCTCGACGTGGCGAAGGTGTTCGCGAGCAAGGGCACCGACAAGTTCGCCGCCCTCGACTGGGCGCCCGGCGAGCACGGCGCCCCGCTGCTCGACGGTTCAGCCGCCCGCCTTGAGGTGGAGATCGGCGAGCGCCTGGAGGCCGGGAGTCACACCGTCTTCACCGGACGTGTAGTGTCGGCGTCTCATTCTGAGCTCGCCCCGCTCGTCTACAGCGGTGGCGGCTTCTTCGACATCTCGCAGACGGCGCCCCTTCCGTGGTGA
- a CDS encoding purine-cytosine permease family protein gives MTHDSQGPPVYGSAVTKVEPFGVDHIPDSERHGKPSSQFFVWFAAGLNFPVILLGFSAAWFGLSFTTAVAAIVVGAGVGAVLMAVMSRMGVRLGVPQQIQARGPLGFFGNFLPVAYINVFSGVGWAAVTVILGGKAFAELSHLPYWLCALLLTVVELVVAIFGYNMINFLQRALTYVLTPLFVLITVVAVARGGSLFEANPHADGYVGTAGGSITLGGWFLAFLVAWMPFASDYSRYLPDTAKVVRQTTWYTAFGNFLTIAWLGILGVVVGASASSSDTITALHQLMGPFAVPALVAVGLSALAQNFLNVYGGAISVQTLKIPVTRTQAVAGICVLAYGISLWGASGTEDKFKVFLNLTAYFIAPFAAVLLIDFYLGGRGDPRRIAELYDRSRVVDWGLVAWAAGVVASVPFWVSDIYTGAFASAHPGAGDLSMLVAAGVAVIVYLFTYRLKPLWRRAGGENSDIDTATDTAAEQLPERAPDLIGRG, from the coding sequence ATGACTCATGATTCACAGGGCCCACCTGTCTACGGCAGCGCCGTGACCAAGGTCGAGCCGTTCGGTGTCGACCACATCCCCGACAGCGAGCGACACGGTAAACCGAGTTCACAGTTCTTCGTGTGGTTCGCCGCGGGGCTCAATTTCCCGGTCATCCTGCTCGGCTTCAGCGCCGCGTGGTTCGGGCTCAGCTTCACCACCGCCGTCGCCGCGATCGTCGTCGGCGCCGGTGTCGGCGCCGTCCTGATGGCCGTCATGTCGCGCATGGGCGTCCGCCTCGGTGTGCCGCAGCAGATCCAGGCGAGGGGGCCGCTGGGCTTCTTCGGCAACTTCCTGCCCGTCGCCTATATCAACGTGTTCTCCGGTGTGGGCTGGGCGGCCGTCACGGTCATCCTCGGCGGCAAGGCCTTCGCGGAGCTGAGCCACCTGCCGTACTGGCTGTGTGCCCTCCTGCTCACCGTGGTCGAGCTCGTCGTGGCCATCTTCGGCTACAACATGATCAATTTCCTTCAGCGGGCGCTGACCTACGTCCTCACCCCGCTGTTCGTGCTGATCACGGTCGTGGCGGTGGCCCGCGGCGGCAGCCTCTTCGAGGCCAACCCGCACGCGGACGGCTATGTCGGCACGGCTGGTGGCTCGATCACCCTCGGCGGCTGGTTCCTGGCATTCCTCGTGGCGTGGATGCCCTTCGCCTCCGACTACTCGCGCTACCTGCCCGACACCGCGAAGGTCGTCCGGCAGACCACCTGGTACACCGCCTTCGGCAACTTCCTCACCATCGCCTGGCTCGGCATCCTGGGCGTCGTGGTCGGCGCCTCCGCCTCCAGCTCGGACACGATCACCGCCCTGCACCAGCTGATGGGTCCGTTCGCCGTCCCCGCCCTCGTCGCCGTGGGCCTGTCCGCCCTGGCGCAGAACTTCCTCAACGTCTACGGCGGCGCGATCTCCGTCCAGACCCTCAAGATCCCCGTGACCCGCACGCAGGCGGTGGCCGGGATCTGCGTCCTCGCCTACGGGATCAGCCTGTGGGGCGCCTCCGGCACCGAGGACAAGTTCAAGGTCTTCCTCAACCTGACCGCGTACTTCATCGCCCCGTTCGCCGCCGTGCTCCTGATCGACTTCTACCTGGGCGGGCGCGGCGACCCCCGCAGGATCGCCGAGCTCTACGACCGTTCCAGGGTCGTCGACTGGGGCCTGGTGGCCTGGGCGGCCGGCGTGGTGGCGTCCGTGCCCTTCTGGGTGTCCGACATCTACACCGGTGCCTTCGCCTCGGCCCACCCGGGCGCCGGCGACCTCAGCATGCTCGTCGCCGCCGGTGTCGCGGTCATCGTGTACCTGTTCACGTACCGGCTGAAGCCGCTGTGGCGGCGGGCGGGTGGCGAGAACTCCGACATCGACACGGCCACCGACACCGCTGCCGAGCAACTGCCGGAGCGCGCGCCGGACTTGATCGGTCGCGGCTGA
- a CDS encoding VOC family protein gives MIRKLQAVALDCADPVQLAEFYAELLGGRVVLDPDDPDWVDVVGFEGTPLACQRVDGYQAPQWPGQERPQQVHLDFDVDDLEADEKRVLALGATLLERTDQIRPDTNWRVYADPAGHPFCLCLH, from the coding sequence GTGATTCGAAAACTGCAGGCGGTCGCGCTGGACTGTGCCGACCCCGTACAGCTCGCCGAGTTCTACGCGGAGCTGCTCGGCGGCCGGGTGGTCCTGGACCCCGACGATCCCGACTGGGTCGACGTGGTGGGGTTCGAGGGGACGCCCCTGGCCTGCCAGCGGGTGGACGGGTACCAGGCGCCGCAGTGGCCGGGCCAGGAGCGGCCGCAACAGGTCCACCTCGACTTCGACGTGGACGACCTCGAAGCCGACGAGAAGCGGGTGCTCGCGCTCGGCGCGACGCTCCTCGAGCGGACGGACCAGATCCGGCCGGACACCAACTGGCGGGTCTACGCGGACCCGGCCGGCCACCCATTCTGCCTCTGCCTGCACTGA